GCAGCGACGGTCAGGTCGTGGCCTGGGGCGACCAGGAGAACGGGAACACCGAGGGGCAGCTGGCTGTTCCTGCGCTTCCCGCCGGGGTGACCTACACCACCGTGGCGGCGGGAGGCACCCATTCCATCGCGCTGCGCAGCGACGGTCAGGTCGTGACCTGGGGCGACCAGACAGGCGGCCTCCCCCCGGTGCCCGAGTTGCCCGCCGGGACGCGCTACGCAGCGGTGGCCGCTGGAGTCGATTTCAACCTCGCCCTGCGCAGCGACGGTCAGGTTGTCGCCTGGCTGACCAACAACCCCGGCTACTACAGCGTCATCGAACTGCGTGTTCCCCCCCTCCCGGCGGGGGTAACTTACACCGGCATCCAGATCATGCATCCGTCCACCGCCGTCGCGTACCGCAGCGACGGGGAGGTCGTCGTATGGGGACAGCGCTACTGGCAACCCTCCGCGGCCGGGCTTTTTCCACGGGACCTGAACGGCGTCCCGTATGCGCAGGTGGCGGCCGTGCACCCGCTGGAAAGGTGGGACGCCTACGCCTTGCTCACCGCCGACGGCCTGATCCGGACCAAGCTGGCGCGCAACATCTTCAGGGACTTTTCTGAGTCAGAAAGCCCGGAGGAGCGCGTGCCGGGCCTGCCGGAGGGCACGTCGTATGTCCGGGTGGCCTCCGGAGGGACCGACGGCGACACCTACAGCGCCGACGGAGCATTTATGGCCCTTCGAAACGACGGCCGGCTGGTCGTGTGGGGCACGGCGGCGCAAGTGCCGGTGCCCGGGCTGGCGAGTGGGCAGCGCTACACCTCCATGGCGGTGGGCGGCCAGGCCCCAGACGCCCTCGTCTTCCTGGCGATCCGGCAGGCGACCCCTCTGCCGGGCGTCCCCCCCGCGCCGTTGCCTCACCCTGCCCCCACGGCTCCGGGCCGGCCGGTGCTCGCCGGCCCGGTCACGGTGCTCAACCGGACCGAGGACGGCGCGGGGTTCAATTTCACGTTCGCCCCCTCGCAGGACGTCACGAAGGTTGACCCGCCGGTCTACCGCTTCGTCGTCACCAACCAGCGGGGCCAGACCTTCTCCGAGGATCCGGCCAACCTGCTTTCCAGTGAGCCTGCCCGGTCCTTCATGCCGTTTTTGCCCGCCCAACAGATGGAGGGCACCTGGCGGGTGCGGGTCCAGGCCAGCCACCAGGAAGTGGCGCACTGGTCGGCCCTGAGCGAATTTGCCGCCACCGCCGTCCAGTACGACTTCACGCCGCCTTCCCCACCCACCGCGACCGTCAGCGGCACCCGGGTCGGTGACTGGTACCGCGACTCGGCGCAGGTCAACCTGGGAGGCAGCACCGACCCCCTGCTCGCCGACGGCAGTGTTCCGAGGGGCGGCGTCACCTATCAGGGCCACCAGACCTATGCGGTCAGCGGCACCTTTACCTACCAGGGCACCGCCCGCGACGCTGCCGGCAACGTGTCCAGACCCACCGCCGGCCGGGTGCAGGTCGATGCGGACGCGCCGCGGCTGACGCTCAGCTGCCCACCTTCGGTGACGCTTGGCAGCGCCCCGAGGGCCAGTTGGACGGCGACCGACGCCGAATCGGGGCTTCAGGGACCAGGCAGCGGCACCCTGCTGATCGACACGGCCACCACCGGTGAACAGACCCTAACTGTGCAGGCACGCGACCGCGTGGGCCACGAGACCCAGGGCACCTGCACGGTCAGCGTGACGGCGGGCGGGGAAGCGCCTGTGCCGCCCGGTCCCACCTTTCCTTTTGAAGGCTTCATGCCGCCGGTGGACAACCCACCCTTCCTCAATGTCCACCGCGCCGGCAGCACCATTCCCCTGAGCTTCTCCCTCGGTGGCGACCAGGGCCTGGACATTCTCGCGCCGGGTTCTCCCCGGGTGAGCCAGAGTGACTGCCAGGGCCGACTGATTCCCGGCGGGCTGAGTCTGAGTGCCGACTCGGCGGCCGGGCTGCGCTTCCACGGGCAGCGTTACAGCTATCTGTGGCGCACCGCCAAGACCATGCAGGGCTGCTGGGTCTTCCGGCTCCAGCTTACCGACGGCACCGAGCACCGCGCCTTTTTCAGGCTGCGTTAGCACTGTCGGTCACGCGAGGGCGCCCCCTCTGGCCGGTCAGAGGGAGTCAAGGGCACGGGGCCAGGGCAGCTCCGGGGAAGGGTCGCGCCCTTGCCGCTTCCCGCTCCGCCCGGCTCAGTCCGCTGCCTGAAGCCCCTGCGGAATAAAGTCGCCGTGCGCCCTGAGCAGGTCATCGGTGAGCGCCCAGATTTGATCGAGGTCAAGTTCCGCGCTCGTGTGGGGGTCGAGCATCGCCGCGTGATAGATGTGCTCGCGGTTACCGGTGAGCAGCGCCTCGACGGTCAGCGCCTGCACGTTGATATTCGTCGCCATCAGCGCGGCGAGCTGCGGCGGGATGCGTCCGATGCGGGTGGGCTGGATCCCCTGCCTGTCCACCAGACAGGGGACCTCCACGCAGCACTCGTCGGGCAGGTTGCTGATGAGTTTGCCGCTGCCGCCCTGCGGGCTGTTCATCACGTTGCCGTAGACCACGCGGGGCTGGCCGGTCATCACGCTGTGCACGATCAGCGAACCGTATTCCACACTCGGCTTGACCTCGAGCGGCTCGTTCGGGTCCTGCAACCGCGCGCGCAACTCTTCCCACCCGCCGATCTGGCTCACGCAGCGTCGGGGGTACTCGTCGAGCGGAACGCCGAAGCGCTCGATCAGGTCAGGCCGGTCGCGCTTGATGAAATACGGCGTGTACTCGGAGAAGTGCTCGCTGCTCTCGGTCACGAAATACCCGAGCCGCCGCAGCATCTCGTAGCGCACGCGGTTCCACTCGGGCGCGCGGCCAGATTCGGCGATCTCGAGCAAGCGGGGGTAGAGGTCCTCGCCGCGGTGCTCGAACTTCAGGTAAAAGGCCATGTGATTGATCCCGGCGCACAGGTAGTCGATTTCCTCGACCGGGAGACCCAGGTCGTGGGCGAGTTCGGCGGCCGTGCCCTGCACGCTGTGGCACAGCCCCACGGTAGCGATCCGGGGCGAGAGCCGCGCGAGGCCCCAGACATTCATGGCCATCGGGTTGACGTAATTCAGATGCAGTGTCCCGGGGCAGAGCCGCTCCATGTCGCGGCTCATCTCGGCGAGCACCGGGATGGTCCGCAGGCCGCGCATGATGCCGCCGATGCCGAGGGTGTCGGCGATGGTCTGACGCAGCCCGTATTTCTTGGGCACCTCGAAATCGGTAACGGTGGCCGGCTCGTAGCCGCCGACCTGGATCATGTTGATCACGAAATCGGCGCCGTCGAGCGCCCGCGCCCGGTCGGTGGTATTGACGACCGTCGGCTTTGCCCCGACCGCCTGGGCGACGCGCCAGGTGACCTGCTCGGTCACGTCGAGGCGCTGCTGGTTGATGTCGAACAGCCGGATATCGGCCCCGGCGAGCTCCGGAAAGCTGAGGATGTCGCCGAGCAGGTTCTTGGCAAACACCGTGCTGCCGGCACCAACAAATGCGATTTTGGGGGCTTGGGTCATGAGGGTCCCTCTGAGTATGGAGGCGCCCGGCAGCGGGTGCAAGGAATCTTCCCGCCCACCCTGTCCCCCCGGCCCCTCCGGAGGGCCCGGCCATGCCCGCTACAGAGATAAAGGTTTATATGAAAAAGAAGCTCTCGCTTCCCACACCCGACGCTCCCCACTTCGCAGCGCCAGGCAGGGGAGAGGGGCAGTGATCTCACCAGTTCCGGGGGTCCGCAGGGGGCGGAACCAGCCCGGGCAGCTCGCTGGGAAAGCGGCGCTGTGTCAATTCTGCAAGACCTGGCCTGACAGGATGCAGGGGCTGGCCCCTCCCCGCAGCAACGCGCCGGCCGCCTGGAACGGTGACAAGGAACCCGAGAGACGTGGAAGACACCGAAATTCACCACATGTTTGAGTTGGCCGGCCCTGACCTGAGTGGCCGGGCCCCGGAGGATGTCTTTGGCCGCCTGGCCGAGCGGATGGTCCACCGCTTCGGCGTGACGGTGGCTCTCATCAACTTTGTGGGTCCTGACCTGCTCCATCCCCGGGCGCCATCTGGCCTGACGAGAGAGCTGGGTCCGCTGCCCCGCCACCTGACCCCGTGCGCGCAGGTGGTCGACGCAGGCCGCACCGTGGTGGTTCCCGACGCGGACGCGGTCGCCGGGTGGCGGGAGCACACCTTCTTCAGTGGATGCGGCTGCCGCTTCTATGCCGGCGCTCCCATCGTGACCACCAGCGGACACCGCCTCGGGACCGTGTGCCTGCTTCACCGTACGCCGAGGCGGTTCTCCGAGACCGATCGGCGCGACCTCGAGGCGTTCGCTGAGGTGGTCAGCCGTGAACTCGAACGGCGCGCGCCCCGGCCCTGGCCAGGGCCGCCAGGGTTCGACTCAGCCCCGGCACCGGTAGAGTTCGGTCTGGCCCCCCTCGCCGCCAGGCTGGACCGCCCTTTCCTGAACGGGGCCACATGGCCGCCAGCGGGGAGGAGCGTCCCAGGCGAACATTTGGAGAGCCTCTTCACGCCTGCTCCGGAGGGACCGGCGCCCACCAGGGACCGTGAGGCCGCCCCTGCCGGCACGGGCAGCCGCCTCCCCCCGGTGCTCCAGGGGGAGCGGCTCAAAACCCTGCTGATGCACCACACGCCGGACCTGCTCACGGTGCATGCCCCGGACGGGCGGCTGCTCTACAGCAACCGTGACTCAGGAGACGCCGACCGTCTGGAGGTGGGGGAGGACGGCTTCGAAGTCATCCTGCCAGAAGACCGTGAACGGGTACGCGACGAGGGGTGGCGGCCCGCCCTGCGGGGTGAGCGCACGCACACCCGCTGGCGCTGGAACACCCGCAGCGGGGTCGACCGCTGGATGGAATCGAGCGTCGTCCCGGTGCAGCGGGCGTCTGGTGAGGTCGAGTACCTGCTCGCGGTCACCCGTGACATCACCGAGCGCCAGCAGCGCGAAGAGGAGACGGCGCTGCTGCGTTCCGCTGTGATGGCCGCCGGCCACGCGGTGCTGATCACCCGCGCCGCGCCGATTGATCTGCCGGGGCCCGAGATCATCTATGTCAATGAGGCCTTCACGCGCATGACCGGATTCACGCCGCCGGAAATCCTGGGCCGCTCGCCGCGCGTGTTACAGGGCCCGGGCACCGACCGGGTGACCCTGGAGCGCATCCGGCAACGTCTCGCGCGGGGAGAGGGCGCGGACGAGACGCTGCTGAACTACACCAGGGAGGGCCGGCCCTTCTGGGCCCACCTGACCATCACCCCCCTGCTCGACCCGGCGGGGCGCGTCACCCATTGGGTCAGTGTGCAGCGCGACGTGACCCATGAGCGCCGCGAACAGGGCTTCGAGCAGGCCCGGCGCGAGGTGCTGGAGCGGGTAGCGGCCGCCGAGCCGCTTCAGGACGTGCTGGCGGCGCTGACCGGGATGCTGGAGCAGCGTTTTCCGGACACCACGGCGTCGCTGCTGCTGCTTCAGGGGGGCCGGCTGCACGAGGCCGGTCCGTCCCGGCTGCCGCCCGACTACCGCCAGGCGGTGGAGGGCTGCCGCATCGGGCCGAACGTCGGTGCCTGCGGCGCGGCGGCCTCTCTGCGAGAACCCGTCGTTTCGAGTGACCTGTTCACCGACCCGCGCTGGGAGGCGTTTCGCCCGGTGATCGAGCGCCACGGGCTGCGCGCCTGCTGGAGCGTGCCGGTTTTCAGCGGCAACCGGACCGTGGTCGGGACCCTGGCGCTTTACCACCGGGTGCCCGCCTCGCCCGCTGCGCGCGAACTTGAGGTGCTCGAGGACACCGCGCGCTTGGCCGCGGTGGTGCTCGAGCGCTACCGCGCCCTCGACGACCAGCAGCGGCTCTCGCTGTTCGACAGCCTCACCCGGCTGCCCAACCGCACCCTGTTCAGCGAGCAGCTGCGCGCCGCCCTGAACCGCCGCCAGGAGCACGAGCACGTCGCCGTCGGGCTGCTGGACCTCAACCGCTTCCGGGCGGTCAACGACTCGTTCGGCCACGACCAGGGGGACCAACTGCTCCAGGAGATCGCGCAGCGGCTCGGGGAGGCGCTGGGGGGCAGCGGCCTGCTCGCGCGGATGGGGGGCGACGAATTCGCGCTGATCGTCGAGCAGCTCCCCGCCGCCGAGCACACCGAGCAGGTCGCGCAGGCCGTCATGCAGACCCTGGCCGCTCCCTTTAACCTGCGCGGCCAGGAGGTCTTTGTCAGCGGCAGCCTGGGCTTCGCCGTCGCCCCTGCCGACGGGCATTCCGGCGCCGATCTCCTGCTCCTCGCCGAGTCGGCGATGTACCACGCCAAGCAGCGGGCGCTGGGATGGGCATCTTTGAAATTCGCGCCGCAACGCGACGCCCGGCGCTCGGTGGCGCTCGAGGCGGCGCTGCACCACGCCCTCGAGTTGCGCGAACTCGAGCTGCACTATCAGCCCATCGTGGACCCGGCGGGCCGCGTCGTGGCCGCCGAGGCCCTGCTGCGCTGGTACAGCCCGGCGCTGGGCTCCGTCAGTCCCGACGAATTTATTCCGGTGGCCGAGCGCACGGGGCAGATCATCCCGATCGGTGCCTGGGTGCTCGAGCGGGCCTGCCTGGACGGGGCGGCGCTTCAGCGGCTCGTGCCGGGCCTGCGCGTGGCGGTCAATGTCAGTTCCAAACAGTTCGGTCAACCCCAGCTCGCGCCGCAGGTGCGTGGAGCGCTTGGGCGCAGCGGCCTGGCACCGGAGCTGCTGACGCTCGAAATCACAGAAAGCGTGCTGATGGATCAGGAAGAGGCGGTGCGGCGGGTGCGCGAGCTCTGCGCGCTCGGGGTGCGGCTCGCGCTTGACGACTTCGGCACCGGCTTCAGCAGCCTCCAGTACCTGCGCGAATTGCCCATCCATAACGTGAAGATCGACCGCCTCTTCGTGCAGACCCTGCAAGACGTCGCCGGCAAGGACGCGCAGATCGTGCGCGCAATCGCGCAGCTGTGCCAGGTGCTCGACCTCGAGGTCACCGCCGAGGGGGTCGAAAACGCGCAGCAGGCTGAGGTCTGCCGTCAACTCGGGATCAACCTGATGCAGGGCTGGCAGTTTGCCCGGCCCATGGCGCTGGACACGCTGTGCGCCTGGCTCCAGCAGCGGCCCGAGGCGGAGGCATGAACGTGGGCGCCGAGCGGCTTCGGCCGAGGGACGCCTGGGACGCCCCGGGCGACGCCGAGGTCAGCGACGGAGCGCTGTTCGGCCTGCTGGCCGAGCTGGGCCGCTGCCGGACGGTGCAGGAGGCGAAGCGCCAGGTACAGCGGGCGCTGCCCGTGCAGCTCGGCCCCCATTCAGAGCTGCTCTGGACCGGGAGTGCCGCGCCGCCCCCGACGTGGCCGCTGTTCGTGCCAGCAGCGGCGCAGGCGCTCGCGCAGATCCAGCTGACCGAGCGTTGCGAGGAGATTGTACGCATCGGCCTGGAGGCCGCCGGCCACAGCCATGAGCCCGCCGTGGCCGGGCGCCTCACCGCGCAGATCCGGCGCACCCTCGGCGTCGAGGGCGTGGGTCTGTTCCGACTGCATGCCGGCACGCTGCGCGCCGAAACCCGCTGGGCGGTCCCTGCGGTGCGCCCGCCGCCCTACACGCCTGCTCACCTGCATGTGCTCGCCCTGGGTCAGGTTCACCTCCACCATGAGGGGCTGCTGTTGCCGCTGCGCAACCGCTTCCCGGCGCGGTCGTTCCTGTGGTTTCAGGCACCGGGGCGGGTCTGGGAAGCGGCGGAGATCGCGGCGTTCCGGCGGGTGAGTGGAGTCCTCGGTGCCGAGCAGGAGCGCGTCCTGATGGAGCGGCAACTGGCAACGCTGCTCTCCTTACAGGCG
This genomic window from Deinococcus reticulitermitis contains:
- a CDS encoding bifunctional diguanylate cyclase/phosphodiesterase — encoded protein: MEDTEIHHMFELAGPDLSGRAPEDVFGRLAERMVHRFGVTVALINFVGPDLLHPRAPSGLTRELGPLPRHLTPCAQVVDAGRTVVVPDADAVAGWREHTFFSGCGCRFYAGAPIVTTSGHRLGTVCLLHRTPRRFSETDRRDLEAFAEVVSRELERRAPRPWPGPPGFDSAPAPVEFGLAPLAARLDRPFLNGATWPPAGRSVPGEHLESLFTPAPEGPAPTRDREAAPAGTGSRLPPVLQGERLKTLLMHHTPDLLTVHAPDGRLLYSNRDSGDADRLEVGEDGFEVILPEDRERVRDEGWRPALRGERTHTRWRWNTRSGVDRWMESSVVPVQRASGEVEYLLAVTRDITERQQREEETALLRSAVMAAGHAVLITRAAPIDLPGPEIIYVNEAFTRMTGFTPPEILGRSPRVLQGPGTDRVTLERIRQRLARGEGADETLLNYTREGRPFWAHLTITPLLDPAGRVTHWVSVQRDVTHERREQGFEQARREVLERVAAAEPLQDVLAALTGMLEQRFPDTTASLLLLQGGRLHEAGPSRLPPDYRQAVEGCRIGPNVGACGAAASLREPVVSSDLFTDPRWEAFRPVIERHGLRACWSVPVFSGNRTVVGTLALYHRVPASPAARELEVLEDTARLAAVVLERYRALDDQQRLSLFDSLTRLPNRTLFSEQLRAALNRRQEHEHVAVGLLDLNRFRAVNDSFGHDQGDQLLQEIAQRLGEALGGSGLLARMGGDEFALIVEQLPAAEHTEQVAQAVMQTLAAPFNLRGQEVFVSGSLGFAVAPADGHSGADLLLLAESAMYHAKQRALGWASLKFAPQRDARRSVALEAALHHALELRELELHYQPIVDPAGRVVAAEALLRWYSPALGSVSPDEFIPVAERTGQIIPIGAWVLERACLDGAALQRLVPGLRVAVNVSSKQFGQPQLAPQVRGALGRSGLAPELLTLEITESVLMDQEEAVRRVRELCALGVRLALDDFGTGFSSLQYLRELPIHNVKIDRLFVQTLQDVAGKDAQIVRAIAQLCQVLDLEVTAEGVENAQQAEVCRQLGINLMQGWQFARPMALDTLCAWLQQRPEAEA
- a CDS encoding alpha-glucosidase/alpha-galactosidase produces the protein MTQAPKIAFVGAGSTVFAKNLLGDILSFPELAGADIRLFDINQQRLDVTEQVTWRVAQAVGAKPTVVNTTDRARALDGADFVINMIQVGGYEPATVTDFEVPKKYGLRQTIADTLGIGGIMRGLRTIPVLAEMSRDMERLCPGTLHLNYVNPMAMNVWGLARLSPRIATVGLCHSVQGTAAELAHDLGLPVEEIDYLCAGINHMAFYLKFEHRGEDLYPRLLEIAESGRAPEWNRVRYEMLRRLGYFVTESSEHFSEYTPYFIKRDRPDLIERFGVPLDEYPRRCVSQIGGWEELRARLQDPNEPLEVKPSVEYGSLIVHSVMTGQPRVVYGNVMNSPQGGSGKLISNLPDECCVEVPCLVDRQGIQPTRIGRIPPQLAALMATNINVQALTVEALLTGNREHIYHAAMLDPHTSAELDLDQIWALTDDLLRAHGDFIPQGLQAAD
- a CDS encoding PxKF domain-containing protein — its product is MQALGVDGVARVAGEIVAFGPGAAGFSPVPPLPAGVTYAAVAAGTWHAVALRSDGQVVAWGDQENGNTEGQLAVPALPAGVTYTTVAAGGTHSIALRSDGQVVTWGDQTGGLPPVPELPAGTRYAAVAAGVDFNLALRSDGQVVAWLTNNPGYYSVIELRVPPLPAGVTYTGIQIMHPSTAVAYRSDGEVVVWGQRYWQPSAAGLFPRDLNGVPYAQVAAVHPLERWDAYALLTADGLIRTKLARNIFRDFSESESPEERVPGLPEGTSYVRVASGGTDGDTYSADGAFMALRNDGRLVVWGTAAQVPVPGLASGQRYTSMAVGGQAPDALVFLAIRQATPLPGVPPAPLPHPAPTAPGRPVLAGPVTVLNRTEDGAGFNFTFAPSQDVTKVDPPVYRFVVTNQRGQTFSEDPANLLSSEPARSFMPFLPAQQMEGTWRVRVQASHQEVAHWSALSEFAATAVQYDFTPPSPPTATVSGTRVGDWYRDSAQVNLGGSTDPLLADGSVPRGGVTYQGHQTYAVSGTFTYQGTARDAAGNVSRPTAGRVQVDADAPRLTLSCPPSVTLGSAPRASWTATDAESGLQGPGSGTLLIDTATTGEQTLTVQARDRVGHETQGTCTVSVTAGGEAPVPPGPTFPFEGFMPPVDNPPFLNVHRAGSTIPLSFSLGGDQGLDILAPGSPRVSQSDCQGRLIPGGLSLSADSAAGLRFHGQRYSYLWRTAKTMQGCWVFRLQLTDGTEHRAFFRLR